The Tamandua tetradactyla isolate mTamTet1 chromosome 8, mTamTet1.pri, whole genome shotgun sequence genome includes a window with the following:
- the LOC143643207 gene encoding olfactory receptor 8B3-like encodes MSTGNGSFVTEFILVGLTDNPGLQLPLFFIFLAMYVITVLGNMGLITLIGLNSHLHTPMYFFLFNLSFIDLFYSSVFTPKMLINFISKKNIISYQGCMAQLYFFCFFAISECYVLTSMAYDRYVAICNPLLYNIAMSPKVCSNLIFGSYLMAFSGAMAHTGCMLRLTFCDANTINHYFCDVLPVLQLSCTSTHVSELVVFIVASMNIIMPSLLIFISYGFILCSILHISSTQGRSKVFSTCSSHIMAVSLFFGSSSFMYLQPSSARSMEEGKISSVFYTIVVPMMNPLIYSLRNKDVKLALRKTWKSRIF; translated from the coding sequence ATGTCTACTGGAAATGGCTCTTTTGTGACTGAATTCATTCTGGTAGGATTAACAGACAATCCAGGGCTCCAACTTCCCCTGTTCTTCATATTTCTTGCAATGTATGTGATCACTGTGCTGGGAAATATGGGTTTGATAACTTTAATTGGGCTGAATTCCcaccttcacacccccatgtactttttcctctttaACTTGTCTTTTATTGatctcttttattcttctgtttttacACCAAAAATGCTGATCAACTTcatatcaaagaaaaatattatctccTACCAGGGATGCATGGCCCAGctctatttcttctgcttttttgcCATCTCTGAGTGCTATGTGTTGACTTCAATGGCCTATgatcgctatgtggccatctgtaatcCACTCTTGTATAACATTGCCATGTCTCCTAAAGTGTGCTCTAATCTTATTTTTGGTTCATACTTGATGGCATTTTCTGGTGCTATGGCCCACACTGGATGCATGCTGAGACTGACCTTCTGTGATGCCAACACCATCAACCATTATTTCTGTGATGTCCTCCCTGTGCTCCAGCTCTCCTGCACGAGCACCCATGTCAGTGAGCTGGTGGTCTTCATTGTTGCAAGCATGAACATCATCATGCCCAGTCTCCTTATCTTTATCTCATATGGTTTCATTCTCTGCAGCATCCTCCACATCAGTTCCACCCAGGGCAGGTCCAAAGTCTTCAGCACCTGCAGTTCCCACATAATGGctgtttctctgttctttggaTCAAGTTCATTTATGTATCTCCAGCCATCTTCTGCCAGGTCTATGGAAGAGGGAAAAATCTCTTCTGTGTTTTACACCATTGTGGTTCCCATGATGAACCCCTTAATCTACAGCTTGAGGAATAAAGATGTTAAACTTGCCCTGAGAAAAACCTGGAAAAGTAGAATATTTTGA